A window of the Desulfopila inferna genome harbors these coding sequences:
- the ubiE gene encoding bifunctional demethylmenaquinone methyltransferase/2-methoxy-6-polyprenyl-1,4-benzoquinol methylase UbiE produces MGKGKGIRTMFDAIAGKYDLMNRVMTMGQDQKWRRFVVERAGDPGESVILDLATGTGDIAALSRRYHPKCAIIGGDFSLNMLREAQKRFSSKDIHWQSTDANHLPYRDNSFESVTFGYLLRNVDDVAGVLKEVHRVLKRGGRIVCLDTTPPAKNILYPFIQLYFCLGIPLLGRLIARDKEAYAYLTGSTMDFYEAGDLAALFERAGFSEVGYKKFMMGTIAVHWGIK; encoded by the coding sequence TTGGGTAAGGGAAAAGGCATCCGCACAATGTTCGATGCCATTGCTGGAAAATACGACCTGATGAATCGGGTCATGACCATGGGACAGGATCAGAAATGGCGCCGTTTTGTAGTTGAGCGGGCCGGAGATCCGGGTGAAAGTGTTATTCTCGACCTTGCCACCGGCACTGGCGATATTGCCGCGCTGTCCCGCCGATATCATCCGAAATGTGCGATTATCGGCGGTGATTTTTCCCTCAATATGCTCAGGGAAGCACAAAAACGATTTTCCTCGAAAGACATCCACTGGCAGTCCACCGATGCCAATCATCTCCCCTATAGAGACAACAGCTTTGAATCTGTGACATTCGGTTATCTTCTACGCAATGTCGACGATGTTGCAGGCGTCCTGAAGGAAGTCCACCGGGTATTGAAAAGAGGCGGTAGGATCGTCTGTCTGGACACAACTCCACCGGCAAAAAACATCCTCTATCCTTTCATTCAGCTCTATTTTTGTCTGGGTATTCCTCTTCTGGGGCGGCTTATCGCCAGGGACAAGGAGGCCTATGCTTATTTAACGGGCTCCACAATGGATTTTTACGAAGCCGGCGATCTCGCCGCACTCTTTGAGCGGGCGGGCTTTTCAGAGGTTGGTTATAAGAAATTTATGATGGGGACTATTGCCGTGCATTGGGGGATAAAATGA
- the asnS gene encoding asparagine--tRNA ligase, with the protein MTNRINKILTEGKTGSRQTVNGWVRTRRDTGSFSFLEINDGSCLANLQVIAEGTLPNYSEEIKKLSAGCAVTVSGDLKESPAKGQAVELHADSIIVVGWADPEEYPLQKKRHSFEFLREISHLRPRTNALGAVSRVRSRLSWGVHNYFQQRDFFQIHTPVITTSDCEGAGEMFTVTTEKVEKSGADAAAQVKEFFGKSAGLTVSGQLQAEVYALALGDVYTFGPTFRAEKSHTSRHLSEFWMIEPEMAFCDLEKNMQIAEEMLKYLLSDVLENCREDMQLFHKFIEKGLIDKLQSVIDDDFGHISYTEAIEVLLKAEKQFEYPVSWGIDLQAEHERYLTEEVYKRPLFVTDYPSSIKPFYMRLNDDGKTVAAMDLLVPGIGEIVGGSQREERYDVLYSRMLEAGIDVEQYGWYLDLRKFGSVPHSGFGLGFERLVQYVTGMANIREVIPFPRTPGSAPC; encoded by the coding sequence ATGACCAATAGAATAAACAAGATACTGACTGAAGGAAAAACAGGATCCCGGCAGACGGTAAACGGCTGGGTGAGGACAAGAAGAGATACCGGTTCCTTTTCTTTTCTCGAAATAAATGACGGTTCATGTCTGGCTAATCTGCAGGTCATTGCTGAAGGCACACTGCCCAATTATTCCGAAGAGATAAAAAAACTCTCCGCCGGCTGTGCCGTGACTGTTTCAGGCGATCTTAAAGAGTCCCCGGCAAAGGGACAGGCTGTGGAACTGCATGCCGACTCTATTATCGTGGTCGGTTGGGCCGATCCTGAAGAGTATCCCCTGCAGAAAAAGCGGCATTCGTTTGAATTTCTGCGCGAGATCAGTCATCTGCGGCCGAGAACCAATGCTCTTGGCGCCGTCTCCCGAGTGCGCTCGAGGTTGTCCTGGGGAGTACATAATTATTTCCAGCAGCGGGATTTTTTTCAAATCCATACACCAGTCATCACCACCAGTGACTGTGAAGGCGCCGGTGAAATGTTCACCGTAACCACCGAGAAGGTGGAGAAGAGCGGCGCTGATGCGGCCGCACAGGTAAAAGAATTTTTTGGTAAGAGCGCCGGCTTGACCGTCAGCGGCCAGCTGCAGGCTGAAGTTTATGCTCTTGCGCTGGGAGATGTATACACCTTCGGACCTACCTTTCGGGCAGAAAAATCTCACACCAGCAGGCATCTTTCCGAATTCTGGATGATTGAGCCGGAAATGGCCTTTTGCGACCTTGAAAAGAATATGCAGATTGCCGAGGAAATGCTCAAGTATTTACTGAGTGACGTCCTTGAGAATTGCAGGGAAGATATGCAGCTTTTTCACAAGTTCATCGAAAAGGGGCTGATTGATAAGTTACAATCCGTGATTGATGATGATTTTGGACATATCTCCTATACGGAGGCAATTGAGGTTCTGCTCAAGGCTGAAAAACAGTTTGAATATCCAGTAAGTTGGGGCATTGATTTGCAGGCAGAGCATGAGCGATATCTCACCGAAGAGGTGTATAAGAGGCCGCTCTTTGTCACCGATTATCCTTCCTCGATCAAGCCCTTTTATATGCGGCTCAACGATGACGGCAAGACTGTAGCCGCCATGGATCTTCTTGTTCCCGGCATAGGAGAAATCGTGGGCGGCAGCCAGCGCGAAGAACGCTATGACGTTCTCTATTCCCGCATGCTTGAAGCAGGCATAGATGTGGAACAATATGGCTGGTATCTGGATCTGCGAAAATTCGGCAGCGTACCGCACTCCGGTTTCGGCCTGGGATTTGAAAGGCTGGTGCAGTATGTCACCGGTATGGCAAATATTCGGGAAGTTATTCCCTTTCCCCGGACTCCGGGCTCTGCTCCCTGTTGA
- a CDS encoding tRNA lysidine(34) synthetase, translated as MLKTNDRVLVAVSGGIDSSVLAWVLKIWQSKAPIEYFLKAVYIDNGFWKSESGGLAPPERIAEMMRRFGIEFAAIQARPLEEDLSCYLCARNRRSQLFDLSREWSMNKIAFGHHMDDLLETLYLNMLYSGNISTMVPKQSLFEGGIHIIRPLAYLEKNDLRKLAEMAGIEAVKNDCPLEKDTRRENVRQILADIYAREPDAKKSMFNALKNVRSDYML; from the coding sequence ATGTTAAAGACTAATGATCGTGTGCTGGTTGCCGTCTCCGGCGGTATTGATTCCTCTGTTCTTGCCTGGGTTCTGAAAATCTGGCAGTCTAAAGCACCGATAGAATATTTTCTCAAGGCTGTATATATTGATAATGGATTCTGGAAATCCGAAAGTGGCGGACTTGCTCCACCTGAGAGGATCGCGGAAATGATGCGCCGCTTCGGGATAGAATTTGCCGCGATCCAGGCACGACCTCTCGAAGAGGATCTCAGCTGTTACCTCTGTGCCCGAAACAGACGTTCGCAGCTCTTTGATCTGTCTCGGGAGTGGAGCATGAATAAAATTGCCTTCGGCCACCATATGGATGATCTGCTTGAAACCCTCTACCTCAATATGCTTTACAGTGGGAATATTTCCACCATGGTTCCAAAACAATCTCTTTTTGAAGGTGGAATCCACATAATCAGACCACTGGCTTATCTTGAGAAGAATGATTTGCGGAAACTCGCGGAGATGGCAGGGATAGAGGCGGTCAAGAATGATTGTCCACTGGAGAAAGATACCAGGAGAGAGAATGTGCGGCAGATTCTTGCTGATATCTACGCCAGAGAGCCGGACGCCAAAAAATCTATGTTCAATGCATTGAAAAATGTCCGCTCTGATTATATGCTTTGA
- the hisB gene encoding imidazoleglycerol-phosphate dehydratase HisB → MNAERKGGVVRKTAETEITLNIALDGKGEHNISTDVPFLDHMLTLFTVHGFFDISIEAKGDIEVDAHHTVEDIGICLGQALAEALGDKRGIARYGCCYMPMDETLVRVVADLSNRPYTHYEVPVPDQKVGAFDTQLAKEFMRAFSLHGGITLHVDLLHGDNTHHIIEAVFKGLARAIREAAAPLPGHTGILSSKGTL, encoded by the coding sequence ATGAATGCTGAGAGAAAAGGCGGGGTAGTACGGAAAACCGCTGAAACCGAAATCACCTTGAATATTGCCCTGGATGGAAAAGGTGAACATAATATATCGACGGATGTTCCCTTTCTGGATCATATGCTGACTCTTTTTACCGTTCATGGCTTTTTTGATATCAGCATCGAGGCGAAAGGGGACATCGAGGTCGATGCACACCATACGGTAGAGGATATTGGAATCTGTCTGGGGCAGGCTTTAGCCGAGGCGCTCGGCGATAAAAGAGGAATCGCGCGATACGGTTGCTGTTATATGCCCATGGATGAAACCCTTGTTCGGGTTGTTGCCGATCTCTCTAACCGACCCTACACTCATTATGAAGTACCGGTGCCGGACCAGAAAGTCGGTGCTTTCGACACGCAGCTCGCAAAAGAGTTCATGCGGGCCTTTTCTCTGCATGGCGGCATTACGCTGCATGTTGATCTGCTTCACGGTGATAATACACACCATATTATTGAAGCTGTTTTCAAAGGACTGGCGAGGGCAATCCGCGAGGCGGCAGCGCCTCTTCCCGGTCATACCGGAATATTGTCTTCCAAAGGGACCCTGTAG
- the rplM gene encoding 50S ribosomal protein L13, with the protein MKTYLTPVNEIEKNWYVVNAEDKVLGRIATEIALRLRGKHKPSFSTFIDNGDFIVVTNAEKIRLTGNKWDDKKYYHHTGYIGGIKEASAKELMEKHPTDMLMKAVKGMLPKNKLGRAQLKKLKIYAGSEHPHEAQQPVELDI; encoded by the coding sequence ATGAAAACATATCTAACTCCAGTTAATGAGATCGAGAAAAATTGGTATGTTGTCAACGCTGAAGACAAAGTCCTGGGCCGCATTGCGACAGAGATTGCCCTTCGTCTTCGCGGAAAGCACAAGCCAAGCTTTTCCACATTTATTGACAACGGAGATTTCATCGTTGTAACCAACGCCGAAAAAATCAGGCTTACCGGTAATAAATGGGATGACAAGAAATACTATCATCACACCGGCTACATTGGTGGAATCAAAGAAGCGAGCGCCAAGGAACTCATGGAGAAACATCCGACCGATATGCTGATGAAGGCGGTCAAGGGCATGCTTCCCAAAAACAAACTTGGCAGAGCCCAGTTGAAGAAACTGAAAATCTATGCCGGCAGCGAGCATCCACATGAAGCTCAGCAGCCCGTTGAATTAGATATTTAA
- the rpsI gene encoding 30S ribosomal protein S9 yields MAQDRYYATGKRKTAIARVWLTPGSGKVIVNKMTAEDYFGGNFSSHKIARPFKITETTDQFDILATLIGGGKSSQAEALTHGISKALLEVDAENRLPLKKSGLLTRDPRCKERKKYGQKGARAKFQFSKR; encoded by the coding sequence ATGGCCCAGGATCGTTATTACGCAACCGGCAAAAGGAAAACCGCTATTGCGAGAGTTTGGCTAACACCAGGTAGCGGAAAGGTAATCGTCAATAAAATGACGGCGGAAGATTACTTCGGCGGCAATTTTTCTTCCCATAAAATTGCACGGCCTTTCAAGATTACCGAGACTACGGATCAGTTCGATATACTTGCCACTTTAATCGGCGGCGGGAAATCCTCACAGGCTGAAGCTCTCACCCACGGCATATCAAAAGCACTTCTTGAAGTCGATGCGGAAAACAGGCTGCCTTTGAAAAAATCCGGTCTTCTTACACGTGATCCACGCTGTAAAGAGCGTAAAAAGTATGGCCAGAAAGGTGCTCGAGCAAAATTCCAGTTCTCCAAACGTTAA
- the argC gene encoding N-acetyl-gamma-glutamyl-phosphate reductase yields MIKIAIIGASGYTGGELARILCNHPHASITAVTSRQYEGKALAEVFPHLRDKVSIICENSDVEALSDKADIFFTAVPHQTAMEIVPRILSAGKKVIDLSADFRIREASVYEKWYQKHTAAEYLARAVYGLPEIYRDEISTASLTANPGCYPTSIILALAPLLENRAIVPQSIIADSKSGVSGAGRAASVATLFCETADGFRPYKVADHRHTPEIEQEVSLLAGENVTLSFTPHLLPVSRGILSTIYATLQDGITVERVQEMFLSRYQQEKFVRILGENEYPATQYVRGSNFCDIGFKIDPRTNRIIVMSAIDNIVKGAAGQAVQNMNIMCGFDEGEGLAAAPFFP; encoded by the coding sequence ATGATCAAAATTGCCATTATCGGAGCATCAGGTTATACCGGAGGAGAGCTTGCCAGAATTCTCTGCAATCATCCTCACGCTTCAATCACTGCTGTAACTTCCAGACAATATGAGGGCAAAGCCCTCGCCGAGGTATTCCCCCATCTGCGCGACAAGGTCAGCATCATTTGTGAGAATTCCGACGTTGAAGCGCTCAGTGACAAGGCCGATATCTTCTTTACCGCCGTACCTCACCAGACTGCTATGGAGATCGTGCCCAGGATACTTTCTGCCGGAAAAAAAGTGATAGATCTTTCAGCGGATTTTCGTATCAGGGAGGCGTCCGTCTATGAGAAATGGTACCAGAAACATACAGCTGCAGAATATCTTGCAAGAGCAGTTTACGGCCTGCCGGAAATTTATCGGGACGAGATCAGCACAGCCTCTCTCACCGCCAATCCCGGATGCTATCCAACTTCCATCATCCTGGCACTCGCCCCTCTTCTGGAAAACCGCGCCATTGTGCCGCAATCCATTATTGCCGACAGCAAATCAGGCGTCTCCGGAGCGGGACGAGCGGCCTCCGTGGCCACTCTGTTCTGCGAAACCGCCGACGGTTTTCGCCCATATAAGGTAGCGGATCACCGCCATACCCCGGAAATCGAGCAGGAAGTTTCACTGCTGGCTGGCGAAAATGTCACCCTGTCATTCACCCCTCATTTACTGCCGGTTTCCAGAGGGATTCTGAGTACGATCTACGCAACGCTCCAGGACGGCATCACTGTCGAGAGGGTGCAGGAAATGTTTCTCTCCAGATACCAGCAGGAGAAATTTGTGCGGATCCTGGGTGAGAATGAATATCCGGCAACCCAATACGTTCGTGGGTCGAATTTTTGCGATATCGGCTTCAAGATCGATCCTAGGACCAACCGTATAATCGTCATGTCCGCGATCGATAATATTGTTAAGGGCGCCGCCGGTCAGGCTGTCCAGAATATGAATATCATGTGCGGTTTCGATGAAGGCGAAGGTCTTGCAGCAGCTCCATTTTTCCCCTGA
- the truA gene encoding tRNA pseudouridine(38-40) synthase TruA → MTTIRLLIAFDGTDYHGWQLQPDAPTIQGEIEKCLAIIHNRHVTLHGAGRTDAGVHATGMVAHFDSEKSLSSHHFLKALNSMLPASIRILEATEEPSTFHSRFSAKSKTYHYSIFNGETLMPQQRLYSVHIRAALDMAAMEECLKHITGEHDFASFETAGSRDLSLNGSRGSTRTIFEACILKTSSDSFCFSIRGDGFLRHMVRNIVGTVLEVGLGRRTVTGFIDALESKKRSAAGTMAPAHGLTLLKIYY, encoded by the coding sequence ATGACCACCATTCGACTTCTGATTGCATTTGACGGCACCGATTACCACGGCTGGCAACTGCAGCCGGACGCCCCTACGATTCAGGGGGAAATAGAGAAGTGTCTCGCCATCATCCACAATCGCCACGTCACTCTTCATGGGGCCGGCAGGACCGATGCCGGCGTCCATGCAACCGGCATGGTGGCTCACTTTGATTCTGAAAAATCATTATCCAGCCACCACTTTCTCAAAGCCTTGAATTCCATGCTGCCCGCCAGCATTCGAATCCTTGAGGCGACTGAAGAACCTTCGACATTTCACTCCCGTTTTTCAGCGAAGAGTAAAACATACCATTACTCAATCTTTAACGGTGAGACTTTGATGCCGCAGCAAAGATTGTATTCCGTCCATATTAGGGCTGCTCTTGATATGGCAGCAATGGAGGAGTGCCTGAAGCACATCACAGGTGAACATGATTTTGCCTCATTTGAAACAGCCGGCTCTCGAGATTTATCATTAAATGGATCCAGAGGCTCAACTCGCACAATTTTCGAAGCCTGCATTTTGAAAACGAGCAGTGATTCCTTCTGCTTCTCTATTCGAGGCGACGGTTTTTTGCGTCACATGGTTAGAAATATAGTCGGAACGGTTCTCGAAGTAGGACTGGGCAGAAGGACAGTAACGGGATTTATTGATGCTCTTGAGTCCAAAAAGCGATCAGCAGCGGGAACCATGGCGCCGGCTCATGGCCTTACTCTTCTGAAAATCTATTATTGA
- a CDS encoding LysR substrate-binding domain-containing protein, which produces MSITLRQLEIFIAVAETAQVTKASKKLFVTQSAVSMALAELENQLGGSLFDRHGRSLLLNARGRYLLPLAKDITAQVGNVETIMSERNDKLSGHIEIIASLSLGNYILPYLIGAFKRIHPKVHVNMLVYNTQYAERMVVDGAMDLGFVEGQAHHEDIVAKPWFKDELVVLAGPSDPIAHNKVFDVNTDMKNTKWVMREEGSGTASVFRERMKDYLDGIHVVMEMGHPEAVKRAVESGVGLACLSALTVCREVENGWIKSLDVKGVDMSRQLWVINRRDKIMTEAMQEFLDFCDVMSTCDDERVCLSSPWKLQSLLARQSNRKRIH; this is translated from the coding sequence ATGTCTATTACGTTGAGACAATTAGAAATTTTTATAGCAGTCGCTGAGACTGCCCAGGTAACCAAAGCCAGCAAGAAACTGTTTGTGACGCAATCCGCGGTGAGTATGGCCCTGGCTGAACTTGAAAATCAGCTGGGAGGATCGCTGTTTGACAGACACGGCAGAAGCCTGCTGCTGAATGCCAGAGGGCGCTATTTATTACCTTTGGCCAAGGATATAACCGCTCAGGTAGGTAATGTAGAAACCATAATGTCGGAGAGAAACGATAAACTTTCCGGTCATATAGAGATTATAGCCAGTCTCTCGCTGGGCAATTATATCCTGCCCTACCTGATCGGAGCTTTTAAGCGCATTCATCCGAAAGTCCATGTTAATATGTTGGTCTATAACACCCAGTATGCCGAGAGGATGGTGGTAGACGGAGCTATGGATTTAGGCTTTGTGGAAGGGCAGGCGCATCATGAGGATATAGTGGCAAAACCGTGGTTTAAGGATGAACTGGTGGTACTGGCCGGACCGTCGGATCCCATCGCCCACAATAAGGTTTTTGACGTTAATACCGACATGAAAAACACTAAATGGGTCATGAGGGAAGAGGGCTCGGGAACGGCTTCCGTATTTCGGGAGAGAATGAAGGATTATCTTGATGGCATTCACGTCGTTATGGAGATGGGGCATCCTGAAGCGGTGAAACGCGCGGTGGAGTCGGGAGTGGGACTGGCCTGTCTTTCGGCGTTGACCGTTTGCCGGGAAGTGGAGAATGGCTGGATAAAGAGCCTTGATGTAAAAGGTGTTGATATGTCAAGACAATTGTGGGTCATTAACAGGAGGGATAAGATAATGACGGAGGCGATGCAAGAGTTTCTCGACTTCTGTGATGTCATGTCCACTTGTGACGATGAACGTGTTTGCCTGTCTTCTCCGTGGAAACTCCAGTCCCTGCTGGCGCGCCAGTCAAATCGAAAAAGGATTCATTAG
- a CDS encoding NADH-quinone oxidoreductase subunit A, giving the protein MEPQFTELLYRDSILWIAAFTLGGLAFALGPIAIVYLLMPLQTRQILKKRDQYIECGMEPIGDSWIRYGIVFYLYALIFLAFDVDVLFLFPVAVAYNGETLAGSYRDFIEIVLFVGILSLAIVYAWVKGVFKWERRTYHR; this is encoded by the coding sequence ATGGAGCCTCAGTTTACAGAACTCCTCTACAGAGACAGCATTCTCTGGATAGCTGCCTTCACTCTTGGCGGACTTGCGTTTGCGCTTGGCCCGATAGCGATAGTCTATCTGCTCATGCCGCTGCAAACACGACAGATCCTCAAAAAGAGAGATCAGTATATCGAATGCGGCATGGAGCCCATCGGGGATAGCTGGATCCGCTACGGCATCGTCTTCTATCTTTACGCACTCATTTTTCTAGCTTTTGATGTCGACGTTCTCTTCCTCTTTCCGGTGGCGGTGGCCTATAATGGGGAAACGCTTGCCGGCTCATATCGTGATTTCATTGAAATTGTTTTATTTGTCGGAATCTTATCACTCGCAATCGTCTATGCATGGGTTAAAGGAGTATTCAAGTGGGAAAGAAGAACATACCATCGATAA
- a CDS encoding NADH-quinone oxidoreductase subunit NuoB has translation MGKKNIPSINDDVPSSVVQFAVLDKLLNVGRANSLWPLTFGIACCAIEMMATGCARFDMSRFGAEVFRPSPRQSDVMIVAGTISKKMVPGIKTLYDQMPEPKWVIAMGNCAISGGPFVFEGQYAIELGADKFLPVDVYIPGCPPRPEGLLQGIIELEHKVSGWNRWEKTRSQEVPSIY, from the coding sequence GTGGGAAAGAAGAACATACCATCGATAAATGATGATGTACCTTCCTCGGTCGTTCAATTTGCAGTACTGGACAAACTGCTCAACGTCGGCCGCGCCAACTCGCTCTGGCCGCTCACTTTCGGCATAGCCTGCTGTGCCATCGAGATGATGGCCACCGGCTGTGCCAGATTCGACATGTCGCGGTTTGGAGCCGAGGTCTTTCGCCCTTCACCTCGCCAGAGTGATGTCATGATTGTCGCCGGCACTATTTCCAAGAAAATGGTACCAGGCATCAAGACGCTTTATGATCAGATGCCGGAGCCCAAGTGGGTTATTGCCATGGGAAACTGCGCCATTTCCGGCGGCCCTTTCGTCTTCGAGGGGCAATATGCCATTGAACTCGGAGCGGACAAATTTCTTCCGGTTGATGTCTATATTCCGGGATGCCCGCCCCGACCGGAGGGGTTGCTCCAGGGAATAATCGAGCTTGAACATAAGGTCTCAGGCTGGAACAGGTGGGAAAAGACCAGGTCGCAGGAAGTACCATCGATCTACTGA
- a CDS encoding NADH-quinone oxidoreductase subunit C, producing the protein MILEKTKTALEALFPEAEPVEPKADIVADTPEKAVEEAAREKEMGPRKNGVITRDYRVHGYHLDAQVDPDQLVEAVGIIDSLDFFIESITGVDWIKENQLEIIYDFSRYDFDLCRVVIRTRIPRENPVVPTITSIYAGANWHERETHDFFGIKFDGHPHLIPLLLPEDADFHPLLKDFKA; encoded by the coding sequence ATGATACTTGAAAAAACCAAAACGGCACTTGAAGCACTTTTCCCAGAAGCGGAACCTGTTGAGCCAAAGGCGGATATTGTCGCGGATACTCCGGAAAAAGCGGTCGAGGAAGCCGCCCGGGAAAAGGAGATGGGACCCCGCAAAAACGGCGTTATAACAAGAGACTACAGGGTTCATGGTTACCATCTCGATGCCCAGGTTGATCCGGACCAGCTGGTGGAGGCTGTCGGCATAATTGACTCGCTCGATTTCTTTATTGAAAGCATAACCGGAGTTGACTGGATAAAAGAAAACCAGTTGGAAATAATCTATGATTTCAGCAGGTATGATTTCGACTTGTGCAGAGTCGTTATCCGTACCCGTATCCCTAGAGAAAATCCTGTGGTTCCCACCATCACTTCCATTTATGCCGGCGCTAATTGGCACGAGCGTGAAACGCATGATTTTTTTGGCATCAAATTTGACGGGCACCCGCACCTGATCCCTCTACTATTACCTGAAGACGCAGACTTTCATCCACTTTTAAAGGATTTCAAAGCATGA
- a CDS encoding NADH-quinone oxidoreductase subunit D: MSVPVRIQPDETFVLNVGPQHPATHGVLRVKMEMDGEYIVEAETVIGYIHRMHEKMGEIKTYPQFYMNMSRMDYLGALGYCHGHVLLIEKAAGIEVPERAEYIRVITVELNRIASHLFWFGAFVMDLGGFSPLMYALQDREHILDILEPVTGSRLTYSYYRFGGLYNDVDERFIESTKKFIPRMRKSLKKYQRLVTGNIIFRKRLQGNAILSPETCRKYGATSAVARGSGINYDVRKNEPYSVYPEFDFDVPVFNECDSLARYKVRMEEIEQSLRIIEQGLEKLPDGPIMAKKAPKNVKPPAGDYYQAVETARGNFGMRLVSDGGKSPYRLKLRSPTYSNMHLFDESCKGLLIMDALAFMGSLDLVIPEIDR; this comes from the coding sequence ATGAGCGTACCAGTACGAATCCAACCAGACGAAACCTTTGTTCTCAACGTCGGGCCCCAGCATCCGGCAACTCACGGGGTACTGCGGGTCAAGATGGAAATGGACGGAGAGTACATAGTCGAAGCCGAAACGGTTATCGGCTACATCCACCGCATGCATGAGAAGATGGGTGAAATCAAGACATATCCCCAGTTCTATATGAATATGAGCCGTATGGATTACCTGGGCGCACTGGGATACTGTCATGGACATGTTCTCCTTATTGAGAAGGCAGCCGGCATCGAAGTTCCTGAAAGAGCAGAATATATCCGGGTGATCACCGTCGAACTCAACAGGATAGCCTCTCATCTTTTCTGGTTTGGGGCCTTCGTCATGGATTTGGGCGGATTCTCCCCCCTTATGTATGCCCTGCAGGACCGCGAACATATCCTTGACATACTGGAACCTGTAACCGGCTCCAGATTGACCTACAGCTATTACAGATTCGGCGGCCTCTATAATGATGTCGACGAACGTTTTATCGAATCAACCAAAAAGTTTATCCCGCGCATGCGCAAATCGCTGAAGAAATACCAACGGTTGGTCACCGGCAATATTATTTTCAGGAAACGGCTCCAGGGCAACGCTATTCTCTCCCCCGAAACCTGCCGCAAATACGGGGCCACAAGTGCTGTCGCCAGAGGGTCTGGAATCAATTACGATGTTCGCAAGAACGAACCGTACTCCGTCTATCCTGAATTTGATTTTGATGTTCCGGTTTTCAATGAATGCGATTCCCTGGCCCGTTACAAGGTGCGCATGGAAGAAATTGAACAGTCGCTGCGCATCATCGAGCAGGGCCTGGAAAAATTACCGGACGGACCGATCATGGCGAAAAAGGCCCCGAAAAACGTCAAACCGCCCGCCGGCGACTATTATCAGGCAGTGGAAACCGCCAGAGGCAATTTCGGCATGCGGCTGGTGAGTGACGGCGGAAAGAGTCCCTACCGTCTTAAATTGCGCTCCCCAACGTATTCCAACATGCACCTCTTTGATGAATCCTGCAAGGGCTTGTTGATAATGGATGCACTGGCATTCATGGGAAGCCTTGATCTCGTTATTCCTGAAATCGACAGATAA